From a single Kryptolebias marmoratus isolate JLee-2015 linkage group LG17, ASM164957v2, whole genome shotgun sequence genomic region:
- the LOC108251040 gene encoding elongation of very long chain fatty acids protein 6, with translation MNRGNLSSFGFERRFDEKRALEWMQANWSASFLFCGLYAAFVFGGQHFMRERPKLDLRRPLALWSLSLAVFSVVGAVRTGLYMLHLLNTSGFRETVCDIDFYSAPVTKFWAYAFTISKAPELGDTVFIVLRKQRLIFLHWYHHITVLLYTWFSYKDQVAGGGWFMTMNYAVHSLMYAYYAARAAGVRVPRPFAMVITAAQILQMVMGLTVLGFVYRWMHAVRCPSNVDNVAWGALMYLSYLVLFASFFYNSYLKGPTGDKPKAE, from the exons ATGAACCGGGGCAACCTGAGCAGCTTCGGCTTCGAGCGGCGTTTCGACGAGAAACGAGCTCTGGAATGGATGCAGGCCAACTG gagcGCCTCCTTCCTGTTCTGCGGCCTCTACGCCGCCTTCGTCTTCGGCGGGCAGCACTTCATGAGGGAGAGGCCCAAACTGGACCTGCGCCGGCCGTTAGCGCTGTGGTCGCTCAGCCTCGCCGTCTTCAG TGTCGTCGGCGCCGTCAGGACCGGGCTCTACATGCTGCACCTCCTCAACACCAGCGGCTTCAGGGAGACCGTCTGTGACATCGACTTCTACTCCGCTCCCGTCACCAAGTTCTGGGCGTACGCGTTCACCATCAGCAAGGCGCCCGAGCTGG GAGACACGGTGTTCATCGTGCTGAGGAAGCAGCGCCTCATCTTCCTGCACTGGTACCACCACATCACCGTGCTGCTCTACACCTGGTTCTCCTACAAGGACCAGGTGGCCGGCGGCGGCTGGTTCATGACCATGAACTACGCCGTCCACTCCCTCATGTACGCATACTACGCCGCGCGGGCGGCCGGCGTGCGGGTCCCGCGGCCGTTCGCCATGGTCATCACGGCGGCGCAGATCCTGCAGATGGTGATGGGTCTGACGGTGCTGGGCTTCGTGTACCGCTGGATGCACGCCGTGCGCTGCCCGTCCAACGTGGACAACGTGGCGTGGGGCGCGCTCATGTACCTGAGCTACCTGGTTCTGTTCGCCTCGTTCTTCTACAACTCCTACCTGAAAGGCCCGACCGGAGACAAACCCAAGGCCGAGtga
- the LOC108251039 gene encoding transmembrane protein 150A, which yields MSPWMILPVSLPVFTITGIWVVYAMALYNQHVCPVHNWSYNESCEEQLPLQRGPDLCCSLDNVPLISKCGTLPPESCFFSLICSTGSFMVMLIGLLRYAHVIEKHQNCLLNTASLSAGWICAAGLIMVGNFQVDFAKVLHYVGAGVAFPSSMLDACLQSALTYRLAKTQEEYRVGHFRVGMALLALVALVLSGVFFCQESFALQHTSAIFEWVYCMIIMLFYGTFAFEFGDMSADTLMVLSRGGGGGGGVHKAEIGGGTGHRQPENLSIL from the exons ATGTCCCCGTGGATGATCCTTCCCGTCAGCCTGCCCGTCTTCACCATCACAGGAATATGGGTGGT ATATGCGATGGCCCTCTACAACCAGCACGTCTGCCCTGTTCACAACTg gtcgTATAACGAGTCCTGTGAGGAGCAGCTTCCACTGCAGAGAGGACCTGATCTGTGCTGCAGTCTGGACAACGTGCCGCTCATCAG TAAATGTGGAACTCTTCCTCCTGAAAGTTGCTTCTTCAGCCTCATCTGCAGCACGGGGTCCTTCATGG tgATGCTGATCGGCCTGCTGCGTTACGCCCACGTCATCGAGAAGCACCAGAACTGCCTCCTGAACACGGCGAGCCTTTCCGCCGGCTGGATCTGCGCCGCCGGTCTCATCATGGTGGGAAACTTCCAG gtggATTTTGCCAAAGTCCTTCACTACGTTGGAGCCGGAGTGGCCTTCCCGTCCAGCATGTTGGACGCATGTCTTCAGTCGGCTCTGACCTACAGGCTGGCTAAAACCCAGGAGGAGTACCGGGTCGGTCACTTCCGCGTGGGGATGGCGCTGCTGGCGCTCGTCGCTCTGGTGCTCA GTGGAGTTTTCTTCTGCCAGGAGAGCTTCGCGCTGCAGCACACGTCGGCCATCTTCGAGTGGGTCTACTGCATGATCATCATGCTGTTTTATGGGACGTTCGCCTTCGAGTTTGGAGACATGTCTGCGGACACCCTGATGGTGCTctccagaggaggaggaggaggaggaggggtgcaCAAGGCAGAGATTGGTGGAGGGACCGGCCACCGCCAGCCGGAGAATTTATCGATTCTGTAG